One window of Hymenobacter sp. BRD128 genomic DNA carries:
- a CDS encoding phosphonate degradation HD-domain oxygenase, whose protein sequence is MALSVKNQQAVVAEIFALYQSRGHADYIGEPVSQLEHMWQAAALAEAAGADDEVVLAAFFHDLGHLCAVDTELPSMDGFGAINHEKLGAEYLRERGFSERVARLVESHVQAKRYLTYKYPSYRQQLSEASQATLIFQGGVMSAAEAAAFEQDPDSDQILQLRQWDEQAKEAQRPVGSLTHLKALALRHLLSQEPLPA, encoded by the coding sequence ATGGCATTATCAGTTAAAAACCAGCAGGCAGTTGTGGCGGAAATTTTCGCCCTCTACCAAAGCCGGGGCCACGCCGACTACATCGGCGAGCCGGTGTCGCAGCTGGAACATATGTGGCAGGCCGCCGCGCTGGCCGAAGCGGCGGGCGCCGACGACGAGGTAGTGCTGGCGGCCTTTTTTCACGACCTCGGCCACCTGTGCGCAGTAGATACCGAGCTGCCCTCGATGGATGGCTTCGGGGCTATCAATCATGAAAAACTGGGGGCTGAATACTTGCGGGAGCGGGGCTTTTCGGAGCGGGTGGCCCGGCTGGTTGAAAGCCACGTGCAGGCCAAGCGCTACCTCACCTATAAGTACCCCAGCTACCGGCAGCAACTCTCGGAAGCTAGCCAGGCCACGCTCATTTTTCAGGGCGGCGTGATGAGCGCGGCCGAAGCGGCAGCTTTTGAGCAGGACCCCGACAGCGACCAGATACTGCAGCTGCGGCAGTGGGACGAGCAGGCCAAGGAGGCGCAGCGGCCCGTGGGTAGCCTCACCCACCTAAAAGCGCTGGCCCTGCGGCACTTGCTGAGCCAGGAGCCGCTGCCTGCCTAG
- a CDS encoding carboxypeptidase-like regulatory domain-containing protein — protein sequence MKNSYKQLAVLALLGLAPRLSLAQSALLGGVVTDDAKQPLPGVTVLVKGTTRGTTTGSDGRFTIEAKPGEVLEFRMIGSTTQDVPVGEQRALTVALHTDLKSLDEVVVTALGVSKETRKIGYAVQQVNGEDLVRARDPNPITGLVGKVAGLSVGPSAELLRAPNVSLRGNTVSLYVVDGFPIDTDTWNISPDDIETYTVLKGPAAAALYGNRAQFGAILITTKKGNKNKKGFTVELNSSNVIQSGFLAFPRVQDSYGPGENTFYTFVDGKGGAPGGVDGDYDVWGPYFNGQLIPQYDSPVVNGVRQGTPWVARGANNLQHFLRTGFQTNNNVSLSANGDNYTTRFSVSQQKQNSYIPNNGVNIVNFNMYGSFNPSPRFKIEANLNFNRQFTDNFPDVDYGPNSLIYSSVVWTGADWDVNAPDIRGIWQPGKVGTQSVFAEYQRYHNPWLMVEKWTRGHYKNDTYGYLTGNFKIDEHLNATLRTQISTYNLLRTEKMPFSAHPYGREGNQGDYREDRRNLFDNNAEGFLNFNYDIGAQKFLNLSGLVGGNVRNFTYNSNWTSTDYLNVPEVYAFSNSQNPVQSTSFNSQMRVLSAYYSLDASLGRFATLSTTGRIDRSSAFQTPTTYYYPSLSLATVVSDYVTLPRAISFLKLRGSYANIRTDATSPTIGPAPFNSITAFGGSTLANSPDSDPLFYNPLGYGNTYASPYNGPSYSLQSFYSTSKPYNNQTAGYGTNNLFAANLKTSTRVNYEEGLDIKFLQNRLGLSATAFQYIDGPQILRNPLSAATGYTIEYINALKTKKTGYELSLTGTPVQNANGFGWDILVNWSTFKEIYKELPPDQEFYRTFFRVGDRTDKFYGTAFVRNAAGQIVNDAAGKPLANPVPQYLGNLNNDYQWSIYNKFHYKTVSLGFQFDGAVGGVTTDYMFNKTMRGGRNALTAEGALGDARYKDWQNYGVTGYKGSYVGEGVVISNGGKINYDSQTGAILNPEALQYAPNTQVAFVQDYASKYYGIQESNLMSKTYAKLREVTITYDLPRTLLANSFIQRVSVSLIGRNLLYFYGDKRFKDVDLDQYNSAVSVTGLQSPTVRSYGLNLNATF from the coding sequence ATGAAAAACAGTTACAAACAGTTGGCCGTGCTGGCACTGCTGGGGCTGGCGCCCCGGCTAAGCCTGGCCCAAAGTGCGCTGCTGGGTGGGGTGGTGACGGACGACGCCAAGCAGCCCCTGCCCGGCGTGACGGTGCTGGTAAAAGGCACCACCCGAGGCACTACTACCGGCAGCGACGGCCGCTTTACCATCGAGGCCAAACCGGGCGAGGTACTCGAATTCCGCATGATTGGCTCGACCACGCAGGACGTGCCGGTGGGCGAGCAGCGCGCGCTGACGGTAGCCCTGCACACCGACCTCAAGTCGCTCGATGAAGTAGTCGTGACGGCCTTGGGCGTGAGCAAGGAAACCCGCAAAATCGGCTACGCGGTGCAGCAGGTAAACGGCGAGGACTTGGTGCGGGCCCGCGACCCCAACCCCATCACCGGCCTCGTGGGCAAGGTGGCGGGCCTCTCGGTCGGCCCCTCGGCCGAGCTGCTGCGCGCGCCTAACGTGTCGCTGCGCGGCAATACGGTGTCGCTCTACGTGGTCGACGGCTTTCCCATCGACACCGATACCTGGAACATCAGCCCCGATGACATCGAAACCTATACCGTACTGAAGGGGCCGGCCGCCGCCGCCCTCTACGGCAACCGGGCGCAGTTCGGCGCCATTCTCATCACCACCAAAAAGGGAAATAAGAACAAGAAGGGCTTCACGGTGGAGCTCAACAGCAGCAACGTGATTCAGTCGGGTTTTCTGGCATTTCCGCGCGTGCAGGACTCGTACGGGCCGGGCGAAAATACCTTCTACACCTTCGTGGATGGCAAGGGCGGCGCGCCCGGCGGCGTAGACGGTGACTACGACGTGTGGGGGCCGTACTTCAACGGCCAGCTCATTCCGCAGTACGACTCGCCGGTGGTGAACGGCGTGCGCCAGGGTACGCCCTGGGTGGCGCGCGGCGCCAACAACCTCCAGCATTTCCTGCGCACGGGCTTCCAGACGAACAACAACGTCTCGCTCAGCGCCAACGGCGACAACTACACCACGCGCTTCTCGGTGTCGCAGCAGAAGCAGAACAGCTACATCCCGAACAACGGCGTCAACATCGTCAACTTCAACATGTACGGCTCGTTCAACCCGAGCCCGCGCTTTAAGATTGAGGCGAACCTGAACTTCAACCGCCAGTTCACGGACAACTTTCCGGACGTGGACTACGGGCCCAACAGCCTAATTTACAGCTCAGTGGTGTGGACCGGGGCCGACTGGGACGTGAACGCGCCCGACATCCGGGGTATCTGGCAGCCGGGCAAGGTGGGTACGCAGTCGGTATTTGCCGAGTACCAGCGCTACCACAACCCCTGGCTGATGGTGGAGAAGTGGACCCGCGGCCACTACAAGAACGACACCTACGGCTACCTCACCGGCAACTTCAAGATTGACGAGCATCTGAATGCCACCCTGCGCACCCAAATCAGCACCTACAACCTGCTGCGTACTGAGAAAATGCCGTTCTCGGCGCACCCCTACGGCCGCGAGGGCAACCAGGGCGACTACCGCGAAGACCGCCGCAACCTGTTCGACAACAACGCGGAAGGCTTCCTGAACTTCAACTATGATATTGGAGCGCAGAAATTTCTGAACCTGAGCGGCCTAGTGGGCGGCAACGTGCGCAACTTCACCTACAACTCGAACTGGACCTCGACCGACTACCTGAACGTGCCGGAAGTGTACGCCTTCAGCAACTCGCAAAACCCGGTGCAGAGCACGAGCTTCAACTCGCAGATGCGGGTGCTGAGCGCCTACTACTCGCTCGATGCCTCGCTGGGCCGCTTCGCGACCCTTTCTACCACGGGCCGCATTGACCGCTCGTCGGCCTTCCAGACGCCGACCACTTACTACTACCCTAGCCTGTCGCTGGCCACGGTGGTATCTGATTACGTGACGCTACCGCGCGCTATTTCTTTCCTGAAGCTGCGCGGCTCGTACGCCAACATTCGCACCGACGCCACGTCGCCCACCATCGGGCCTGCACCGTTCAACTCCATCACCGCCTTCGGGGGCAGCACTTTGGCTAACAGCCCTGATTCGGACCCTCTATTTTATAATCCTCTCGGTTACGGTAATACCTACGCTTCTCCCTATAACGGACCTAGTTATTCGCTGCAATCATTTTATTCTACAAGCAAGCCCTACAACAACCAGACGGCAGGCTATGGGACAAATAACTTGTTCGCAGCCAATTTAAAAACTAGTACTCGCGTCAATTATGAGGAAGGGCTCGACATCAAATTTCTGCAAAACCGGCTAGGCCTGAGTGCTACTGCTTTTCAGTACATTGATGGACCACAAATTCTACGCAATCCTCTATCAGCTGCCACAGGTTACACTATAGAGTATATTAATGCGCTGAAAACCAAGAAAACGGGCTACGAGCTGAGTCTCACGGGCACGCCGGTGCAGAATGCTAACGGCTTCGGATGGGATATATTAGTGAATTGGTCAACGTTTAAGGAGATTTATAAAGAACTACCGCCTGACCAGGAGTTTTATCGGACTTTTTTCCGTGTAGGCGACCGCACCGATAAGTTCTACGGCACGGCCTTCGTGCGCAACGCCGCCGGGCAAATTGTCAACGACGCGGCCGGCAAGCCCCTCGCCAACCCCGTGCCGCAGTACCTGGGCAACCTCAACAACGACTACCAGTGGAGCATCTACAACAAGTTCCATTACAAGACCGTGAGCCTGGGCTTTCAGTTTGACGGTGCGGTGGGCGGCGTGACTACCGACTACATGTTCAACAAAACCATGCGCGGCGGCCGCAACGCCCTCACGGCCGAAGGGGCCCTGGGCGATGCCCGCTACAAGGACTGGCAGAACTACGGCGTGACCGGCTACAAAGGCTCCTATGTAGGTGAGGGGGTAGTAATCTCCAACGGCGGCAAGATTAACTACGACTCGCAGACGGGCGCCATTCTAAACCCGGAGGCCTTGCAGTACGCGCCCAACACGCAGGTGGCGTTCGTGCAGGACTATGCAAGTAAATACTACGGCATCCAGGAATCTAACCTGATGAGTAAGACATATGCCAAGCTGCGCGAAGTCACCATCACTTACGACCTGCCCCGCACGCTGCTTGCCAACTCCTTTATTCAGCGGGTATCGGTATCGCTGATTGGGCGCAACCTGCTCTACTTCTACGGCGACAAGCGCTTCAAGGACGTGGACCTGGACCAGTACAACTCCGCCGTCAGCGTGACGGGCCTGCAGTCGCCCACCGTGCGCAGCTACGGCCTGAACCTGAACGCTACCTTCTAA
- a CDS encoding SusD/RagB family nutrient-binding outer membrane lipoprotein, with product MKNIVKTGGLLIGLALATTSCNKTLDELTLNENKPNNVPAALLFTGILNDAYEAPNGQYEAWDQYYLNNYDYYGNNRYDFGSGTVYYTTLKNVGLMEQQALAAGSPAVNPYEALGNFFRAYLYTRMSLEMGDIPQSQALQGLAALTPAYDPQKAVFVQAFKWLESANADLTTLIAGGTTTLSGDIYFGGDLRKWQKVVNTLRVRLLLNLSKKNGDADLNIAGQFASIVGNPTKYPLMTSSADNMQYTYVAATNNFYPNNSRNFGQDGSRKNMSATYVGLLTSLQDPRVFATSEPARDLVDNKKQSPTDFASFVGADPGLDLGVMYVNAGLQQYSFLNRKRYFSTLTGEPTIQIGYPELAFNIAEGINRGWLTGASAETYYTAGIQASMAFYGLPTSGTYTAYFYRPGSTDVTASSNYDTYNIPVNYATYYAQPGVKYAGGSTGLTQILQQKYLALFRHSGLEAYYNYRRTGVPNFTTGPGTGNGGRIALRFKYPTSERTANTANYQAALASQYGGNDDINGVMYVLK from the coding sequence ATGAAAAATATCGTCAAAACCGGCGGGCTGCTCATCGGGCTAGCCTTGGCCACCACCAGCTGCAATAAGACGCTCGACGAGTTGACCCTCAACGAGAACAAGCCCAATAATGTACCGGCCGCCCTGCTCTTCACCGGCATTCTCAATGACGCCTACGAAGCGCCCAACGGCCAGTACGAGGCCTGGGACCAGTACTACCTCAACAACTACGACTACTACGGCAACAACCGCTACGACTTTGGCAGCGGCACCGTGTACTACACCACCCTCAAAAATGTGGGCCTGATGGAGCAGCAGGCGCTGGCCGCCGGCTCGCCCGCCGTGAACCCTTACGAGGCGCTGGGCAACTTCTTCCGGGCCTACCTCTACACCCGCATGAGCCTGGAAATGGGCGACATTCCGCAGAGCCAGGCTTTGCAGGGGCTCGCTGCCCTCACGCCGGCCTACGACCCGCAGAAGGCGGTGTTTGTGCAGGCGTTCAAGTGGCTGGAAAGCGCCAACGCCGACCTGACGACCCTCATTGCCGGCGGCACCACCACGCTTAGCGGCGATATCTACTTTGGCGGCGACCTGCGCAAGTGGCAAAAGGTGGTGAACACCCTGCGCGTGCGCCTGCTGCTGAATTTGAGCAAGAAAAACGGTGATGCGGACCTGAACATCGCCGGGCAGTTTGCCAGCATCGTGGGCAATCCCACCAAGTACCCGCTCATGACCAGCAGCGCCGACAACATGCAGTATACCTACGTGGCGGCCACCAACAACTTCTACCCCAACAACAGCCGCAACTTCGGCCAGGACGGCTCGCGCAAAAATATGTCGGCCACTTACGTGGGGCTGCTCACCAGCCTGCAGGACCCGCGCGTGTTTGCCACCAGTGAGCCGGCCCGCGACTTGGTTGATAACAAGAAGCAGAGCCCGACCGACTTCGCCTCCTTCGTGGGCGCCGACCCCGGCCTCGACCTGGGCGTAATGTACGTGAATGCCGGCCTGCAGCAGTATTCCTTTCTGAACCGCAAGCGCTACTTCTCGACCCTCACCGGCGAGCCCACCATTCAGATTGGCTACCCCGAGTTGGCCTTCAACATCGCCGAGGGCATCAACCGCGGCTGGCTAACGGGTGCCAGCGCCGAAACGTACTACACGGCCGGGATTCAGGCCTCGATGGCCTTCTACGGCCTGCCCACCAGCGGCACGTACACGGCGTATTTCTACCGCCCCGGCTCCACGGACGTGACAGCCAGCTCGAACTACGACACCTACAACATCCCCGTAAATTACGCCACGTACTACGCGCAGCCCGGCGTGAAATATGCCGGCGGCAGCACCGGTCTGACCCAGATTTTGCAGCAGAAATACTTGGCGTTGTTCCGCCACTCGGGCCTGGAGGCGTACTACAACTACCGCCGCACCGGCGTGCCGAACTTTACCACCGGCCCCGGCACCGGCAACGGTGGCCGCATCGCGCTGCGCTTCAAATACCCCACCTCGGAGCGCACGGCCAACACGGCCAACTACCAGGCCGCGCTGGCTAGCCAGTACGGCGGCAACGACGACATCAACGGCGTGATGTACGTGCTGAAATAA
- a CDS encoding phosphoesterase: MLGLSLRAGAQTKAPARPGTPAGAAMLLQVPGTQEFCKIDEKGRSVLPSGRYVTPAGQLVRITHDPMGLALSPDGKTAVTLHNGVFTRLDLASLAAVRVPSYDKQLKSPLSKGSFLGVAFAADSKRVYLSGGDNGAVIVYDLERMQRLDSISLNGPVSGQTFVDSFTSDLVLNEAGHELLVLDRGNFRLVRLDLTTRQVTASIPVGRQPFGLALSPDHRTALVANVGMYAYPLIPGATPKNADSLMITRHPYGNNTPESINGTTVEGRPIPGLGSPNAPDAMSVFAVDLATNKVVDKFKTGHLLGEMMEDAEVVGGASPNSLAVGRQYAYVTNATNDNITVIDYQHHKLLGDIPIRVDPRLDHYRGLLPFGLTLSADEKTLYVALLGFNAVAVVDVASRTTRGLIPTGWGPARVRLAADERTLYITSCRGLGAGPNGGAGFVAPPQGTYIGDIQLGSFQKVPVPDAAQLATYTRQVLANTFVATPLATPTSSKAKTAPNPLPALPGRTPTPIKYIVYITKENRTYDEVLGQLREARGDSALARLGVNCEYTLPAGQRGQFPHLRVAPNHRRVARQFAFSDNYYCDSDASIHGHHWMLGVIPNEWVEANSNVSKTAKIFSPAPGRRFPGSTGSMDPEDYAEIGGLWEALARRHVPFYNFGQGNETAHNREAWRDTATGSGHLVMVPMQQALYTRTSHDYAGFNTNIPDQFRAMQFEREFTKKWLTGQAKMPALVTVQLPNDHGAGVRPADGYPYPQSFMADNDLALGRMLHFLSRTPYWKNMLVIVTEDDPQGGVDHVDAHRSLLLLAGPYVKKGYVSHTHANFGAVLKTIYNLLNVPYVNQYDATGTLLQDFFTSQPDFRPYSLEKSDVRIFDPQVAMRRYGKAIDWRKVEKGPEMDDEDEAREAHYRQQKKTK; this comes from the coding sequence ATGCTCGGGCTTAGCCTGCGGGCCGGGGCCCAAACTAAGGCCCCGGCCCGCCCCGGTACTCCGGCCGGGGCGGCCATGCTGCTGCAAGTGCCCGGCACGCAGGAGTTTTGTAAAATCGACGAAAAGGGCCGCTCGGTGCTGCCCAGTGGGCGCTACGTGACGCCGGCCGGGCAACTAGTACGCATTACCCACGACCCGATGGGCTTGGCCCTGAGCCCCGACGGCAAGACGGCCGTGACGCTGCACAACGGCGTATTCACGCGCCTCGACCTGGCTAGCCTGGCGGCGGTGCGCGTGCCGAGCTACGACAAGCAGCTCAAATCACCGCTTTCGAAAGGCTCGTTTCTGGGCGTCGCCTTTGCGGCCGACTCCAAGCGGGTATACCTAAGCGGCGGCGACAACGGCGCGGTTATCGTCTACGACCTGGAGCGGATGCAGCGCCTCGATTCCATCTCCTTGAACGGGCCGGTAAGCGGGCAGACCTTCGTCGATAGCTTTACCTCGGACCTAGTGCTAAACGAGGCCGGCCACGAGCTGCTGGTGCTCGACCGGGGCAACTTTCGCCTAGTGCGCCTCGACCTGACTACCCGCCAGGTGACGGCCAGCATTCCGGTGGGCCGGCAGCCCTTCGGCCTGGCGCTGAGCCCCGACCACCGCACGGCCCTGGTGGCCAACGTGGGCATGTACGCCTACCCCCTCATCCCAGGGGCAACGCCTAAAAATGCCGATTCGTTGATGATTACGCGGCATCCCTACGGCAATAACACGCCCGAATCCATCAACGGCACCACGGTGGAAGGCCGGCCGATTCCGGGCCTGGGCAGCCCCAATGCGCCCGACGCCATGAGCGTCTTTGCCGTGGATTTAGCCACCAATAAGGTGGTTGATAAATTCAAAACCGGCCACTTGCTGGGCGAGATGATGGAGGATGCCGAGGTGGTAGGCGGGGCTAGCCCCAACTCGCTGGCCGTGGGCCGCCAGTACGCCTACGTCACCAATGCCACCAACGACAACATCACGGTCATTGACTACCAACACCATAAGCTGCTGGGCGACATTCCGATTAGAGTAGACCCGCGCCTGGACCACTACCGGGGCCTGCTGCCCTTCGGCCTGACGCTGAGCGCCGACGAAAAAACGCTTTACGTGGCCCTGCTGGGCTTCAATGCCGTGGCCGTGGTAGACGTGGCCAGCCGCACCACGCGGGGGCTGATTCCGACCGGCTGGGGCCCGGCGCGGGTGCGCCTCGCGGCTGATGAACGGACGCTCTACATCACTTCGTGCCGAGGCCTGGGTGCGGGTCCCAACGGCGGGGCGGGTTTCGTGGCGCCGCCCCAGGGCACCTACATCGGCGATATTCAGCTCGGTAGCTTCCAGAAAGTGCCGGTGCCCGACGCCGCGCAGCTGGCTACTTATACGAGGCAGGTGCTGGCTAACACCTTCGTGGCCACGCCGCTAGCCACCCCTACCTCATCCAAGGCCAAAACTGCCCCCAACCCGCTGCCGGCCCTGCCCGGCCGCACGCCTACCCCGATTAAGTACATCGTCTACATTACCAAGGAAAATCGCACTTACGACGAGGTGCTGGGCCAGCTGCGCGAAGCCCGGGGCGACAGTGCCCTGGCCCGGTTAGGGGTCAACTGCGAGTACACCCTGCCCGCCGGGCAGCGCGGCCAGTTTCCGCACCTGCGGGTGGCGCCCAATCACCGCCGGGTGGCCCGGCAGTTCGCGTTTTCGGATAACTACTACTGCGATTCCGACGCTTCCATCCATGGCCACCACTGGATGCTGGGCGTGATTCCCAACGAATGGGTCGAGGCTAATTCCAACGTGAGTAAAACGGCCAAAATCTTCTCACCCGCCCCCGGCCGGCGCTTTCCCGGCTCGACGGGCAGCATGGACCCCGAGGACTACGCCGAAATCGGCGGCCTGTGGGAGGCGTTGGCGCGGCGGCACGTACCCTTCTATAACTTCGGGCAGGGCAACGAAACGGCTCACAACCGCGAGGCCTGGCGCGACACGGCCACCGGCTCGGGCCACCTGGTGATGGTGCCCATGCAGCAGGCGCTGTACACGCGCACCAGCCACGATTACGCGGGCTTCAATACCAACATTCCCGACCAGTTCCGGGCCATGCAGTTCGAGCGCGAGTTCACCAAAAAGTGGCTCACGGGGCAGGCCAAGATGCCCGCGCTCGTGACCGTGCAGCTGCCCAACGACCACGGCGCCGGGGTGCGCCCCGCCGACGGCTACCCGTACCCGCAGTCGTTCATGGCCGATAACGACCTGGCCCTGGGCCGGATGCTGCACTTTTTGTCGCGCACGCCCTACTGGAAAAACATGCTCGTCATCGTGACCGAGGATGACCCGCAGGGCGGCGTCGACCACGTCGATGCCCACCGCTCGCTGCTCCTGCTGGCCGGGCCCTACGTCAAAAAAGGCTACGTGAGCCACACCCACGCCAACTTCGGCGCCGTGCTGAAGACGATTTACAACCTCCTCAACGTGCCCTACGTGAACCAGTACGACGCCACGGGTACGCTCCTGCAGGACTTCTTTACCAGCCAGCCCGATTTCCGGCCCTACTCGCTGGAAAAGAGCGATGTGCGCATTTTCGACCCGCAGGTGGCCATGCGCCGCTACGGCAAAGCCATCGACTGGCGCAAGGTGGAAAAAGGCCCCGAAATGGACGACGAGGATGAGGCCCGCGAAGCTCACTACCGCCAGCAAAAGAAGACCAAGTAA
- a CDS encoding alkaline phosphatase family protein, translating into MKNQIFLLLSLLGWHLTLAQPPGRARKVVFIIADGIPADVLEKANTPTIKKLIASGTYLRAHVGGAKGTYTQTPTISAPGYNDLLTGTWGYKHNVWDNAIKAPNYHYPTIFRLLKDARPASKIAIFSTWRDNRTKLVGEGLPAAGNLRFDYQADGYELDTVAFPHDKQSLYTHAIDDKVVAEAAACLREHGPDLSWIYLEHTDDMGHRHGDSEEQRRAVGYVDAQVGRIWATLRERMKTQPEDWLLVLTTDHGRDAQTGRNHGGQSDRERTTWLVLNDKNVNTYARRAPVAIVDVLPTIASFMQLPLPPATQRELDGVPLIGPVSLVAPHVAAASDSLRITWTALASQPENVKVWATKTNNFKTGGTDDYELLGTLPLARQRLALSRAAYPAAFYKIVLEGAHNTVNTWLMPAGPPPPGGTD; encoded by the coding sequence ATGAAAAACCAAATATTCTTGCTGCTCAGCCTGCTAGGGTGGCACCTGACCCTGGCCCAGCCGCCGGGCCGGGCCCGCAAGGTGGTGTTTATCATTGCCGATGGCATTCCGGCCGACGTGCTGGAAAAAGCCAATACCCCGACCATCAAAAAGCTGATAGCAAGCGGCACCTACCTGCGCGCCCACGTGGGCGGCGCGAAAGGCACCTATACCCAGACGCCCACCATCTCGGCGCCCGGCTACAACGACCTGCTCACCGGTACCTGGGGCTACAAGCACAACGTGTGGGACAACGCCATTAAGGCCCCTAACTATCACTACCCCACCATTTTTCGTCTACTCAAAGACGCCCGGCCCGCCAGCAAAATCGCCATCTTTTCGACCTGGCGCGACAACCGTACTAAGCTCGTGGGCGAGGGATTGCCGGCCGCCGGTAATTTGCGCTTTGACTACCAGGCCGATGGCTACGAGCTGGATACCGTCGCGTTTCCGCACGATAAGCAAAGCCTCTACACCCACGCCATCGATGACAAGGTAGTGGCCGAAGCCGCTGCCTGCCTGCGCGAACATGGCCCTGACCTGTCGTGGATTTACTTGGAGCATACCGATGACATGGGCCACCGCCACGGCGACAGCGAGGAGCAGCGGCGCGCCGTGGGCTACGTCGATGCCCAGGTAGGCCGCATCTGGGCCACGCTGCGCGAGCGCATGAAAACCCAGCCTGAAGACTGGCTGCTGGTGCTCACCACCGACCACGGCCGCGATGCCCAGACCGGCCGCAACCACGGCGGCCAGTCAGACCGCGAGCGCACTACCTGGCTGGTCCTCAACGATAAAAACGTGAATACCTACGCCCGTCGCGCGCCGGTAGCGATAGTGGACGTGCTGCCCACTATCGCTAGCTTTATGCAGTTGCCCCTACCCCCTGCCACCCAGCGCGAGCTGGACGGAGTGCCGCTCATCGGGCCCGTATCGCTGGTCGCACCGCACGTAGCCGCGGCCAGCGACAGCCTGCGCATAACGTGGACGGCCCTGGCCAGCCAGCCGGAAAACGTAAAGGTGTGGGCCACTAAAACTAACAACTTCAAAACCGGCGGTACGGATGACTACGAGCTGCTGGGCACTTTGCCGCTAGCCCGGCAGCGCTTGGCCCTGAGCCGGGCGGCCTACCCCGCTGCGTTTTACAAAATCGTGCTCGAAGGCGCCCACAACACCGTCAACACTTGGCTAATGCCCGCCGGCCCGCCCCCGCCCGGCGGCACCGACTAG
- a CDS encoding HAD family hydrolase has translation MLPLQLLVFDMAGTTVRDQHEVEACFAQAAAATGLRASAARILAVQGQAKRFVFDLLWREQLGPGAPETELIAQVDHSYRVFRAILESHYRTADVLPTEGCLDLFTFLKSQGIRIALTTGFYREVTDLILRRLGWHVGLDAQRRGSNQSLIDFSIASDEVAEGRPAPLMIHQAMQILGITDPRRVWNIGDTPSDLESGRRAGCARSLGLTNGTHSAQQLAAYPNDGLFSSLTEFHRQLQAELVPA, from the coding sequence ATGCTCCCTTTGCAACTCCTGGTATTCGACATGGCCGGCACCACCGTGCGCGACCAGCACGAGGTAGAAGCCTGCTTTGCCCAGGCCGCCGCCGCCACGGGCCTGCGGGCCTCCGCGGCACGCATTCTGGCCGTGCAGGGCCAGGCCAAGCGCTTCGTCTTTGACCTACTCTGGCGAGAGCAGCTGGGGCCTGGCGCCCCCGAAACCGAGCTAATTGCCCAGGTAGACCACTCGTACCGGGTGTTTCGAGCTATTCTGGAAAGCCACTACCGCACGGCCGACGTGCTGCCCACCGAGGGCTGCCTCGACTTGTTTACTTTTCTCAAAAGCCAGGGTATCCGCATTGCCCTCACTACGGGCTTTTACCGCGAGGTGACCGACCTGATTTTGCGCCGGCTGGGCTGGCACGTAGGTCTCGATGCGCAGCGCCGGGGCAGCAACCAGTCACTTATTGACTTCTCCATTGCTAGCGACGAAGTAGCCGAGGGCCGCCCCGCCCCGCTCATGATTCACCAGGCCATGCAAATCTTAGGAATCACCGACCCGCGGCGAGTCTGGAATATTGGCGATACGCCCTCAGACCTGGAATCGGGCCGGCGCGCGGGCTGCGCCCGCAGCCTGGGCCTCACCAACGGCACCCACTCGGCGCAGCAACTGGCGGCCTACCCCAATGACGGTCTGTTTTCGTCGCTCACCGAGTTCCACCGACAACTGCAAGCCGAGCTGGTGCCGGCCTAG
- a CDS encoding helix-turn-helix domain-containing protein, which yields MKHDKLSLIGLRILEMRKAKKMSLRELAKRSGLSAGLLSKIENFRTVPSLSVLVEIANSLEVDVSTLVKNINGEAAAPYLLVRAEAGRPEKRDDSKGLLYNYLLSQDLASYTLRVNEVIINPDTYRKPLSTNALELVHVLEGTVRYGFKDEEVTLGKGDTLYFDGLLAHSVRNDTAGRVRLFKVYLLRQAE from the coding sequence ATGAAGCACGACAAGCTGAGTTTAATCGGCCTCCGCATCCTGGAAATGCGCAAAGCAAAAAAGATGAGCCTGCGCGAGCTAGCCAAGCGCAGCGGCCTCTCGGCGGGCTTGCTCTCTAAAATCGAGAATTTTCGCACGGTTCCGTCGCTGTCGGTGCTGGTTGAAATCGCCAACTCACTGGAGGTAGATGTTTCGACGCTGGTCAAGAACATCAACGGCGAAGCGGCCGCGCCCTACCTGCTGGTGCGCGCTGAGGCGGGCCGCCCCGAAAAGCGCGACGACTCCAAAGGTTTGCTTTATAACTACCTGCTCTCGCAGGACCTGGCCAGCTATACCCTGCGCGTCAACGAGGTCATTATTAATCCCGACACCTATCGCAAGCCGCTTTCAACCAATGCCTTGGAGCTGGTGCACGTGCTGGAAGGCACCGTGCGCTACGGCTTTAAGGACGAGGAGGTGACGCTGGGGAAGGGCGACACGCTGTACTTCGACGGCCTGCTGGCGCACTCGGTGCGCAACGATACGGCCGGGCGCGTCCGGCTCTTCAAAGTGTACCTGCTGCGCCAGGCCGAGTAG